One genomic window of Paeniglutamicibacter sp. Y32M11 includes the following:
- a CDS encoding ParB/RepB/Spo0J family partition protein yields the protein MSEKRRGLGRGLGALISSSPVVESEVEAQKDVSRETPKSSAARATKTANVTAPKRRTTPSAPSNKKARPVDMFFVPGKTEAEAEAEESAGPSSVAAKKRRAQMPGLIASSGRAGDIEPIESVTDDLVEVPGARFAEISVGQIHPNRKQPRSYFDEEHMAELVHSIREVGLLQPIVVRPSRENDKEPYEIVMGERRWRATQAAGLETIPAIVRETQDDDLLRDALLENLHRSQLNPLEEAAAYQQLLSEFSCTQEELSERIGRSRSQISNTIRLMKLPALVQRRVAAGVISAGHARALLGLVDAVAIEELAQRIVNEGLSVRSTEEAVALSDGQAKKAKPNTPKQTARHERLDFLATSLSDRLDTNVKISLGARKGKVSIEFASVDDLNRIMSVLSPESIEQ from the coding sequence ATGTCGGAAAAGCGACGTGGTTTAGGACGAGGTCTCGGTGCGTTGATTTCGAGCAGCCCAGTCGTGGAATCCGAAGTAGAAGCTCAAAAGGATGTTTCACGTGAAACACCCAAATCCTCCGCAGCGCGAGCAACCAAGACGGCAAACGTGACTGCCCCGAAGCGTCGGACAACCCCCTCGGCACCAAGCAACAAAAAAGCACGTCCTGTGGATATGTTTTTTGTACCGGGAAAAACCGAAGCTGAAGCTGAAGCCGAAGAGAGTGCCGGACCTTCTTCCGTTGCCGCTAAGAAACGCCGCGCTCAAATGCCTGGTCTTATAGCGTCGTCGGGTCGGGCAGGGGATATCGAGCCCATTGAATCGGTGACAGATGACCTGGTCGAAGTTCCTGGTGCAAGGTTTGCGGAAATCTCGGTTGGCCAGATTCACCCCAACCGCAAACAGCCGCGGTCGTACTTCGACGAAGAACACATGGCCGAATTGGTCCACTCCATTCGTGAAGTGGGACTCCTGCAACCAATCGTGGTTCGCCCGTCCCGCGAAAATGACAAAGAGCCCTATGAAATTGTCATGGGTGAACGCCGTTGGAGGGCTACGCAAGCAGCTGGCCTTGAGACCATTCCGGCCATTGTTCGTGAGACTCAGGACGACGATCTTCTACGCGATGCCTTGCTGGAGAACCTTCACCGGTCACAGCTCAACCCCCTAGAAGAGGCTGCGGCGTATCAGCAGCTTCTGAGCGAGTTTAGTTGCACGCAAGAAGAACTCTCGGAACGTATTGGTCGATCGCGGTCACAAATTTCTAACACCATCCGGCTCATGAAACTGCCAGCTTTGGTTCAGCGTCGTGTTGCTGCTGGGGTCATATCCGCGGGACATGCACGAGCTCTTCTCGGTCTTGTTGACGCGGTGGCGATTGAAGAGTTGGCCCAGCGCATTGTGAATGAGGGCCTCTCGGTACGATCTACCGAGGAAGCTGTCGCCCTTAGTGATGGGCAAGCGAAGAAGGCTAAACCCAATACACCGAAGCAAACTGCACGGCACGAACGCCTAGATTTTTTGGCTACCTCGCTGTCTGATCGTCTTGACACGAACGTCAAGATTTCGCTCGGTGCCCGTAAGGGGAAGGTGAGCATTGAATTTGCCAGCGTTGATGATCTCAATCGAATCATGAGCGTGCTCTCGCCGGAATCGATTGAGCAGTAA
- a CDS encoding ParA family protein: protein MKRSINKIPPFAALFASFGSSNTQEQPEEIVSAEIEVVSRETIFTAASILDETEAVELTDSEGDEPVVAKEPATVNNVFDTTDDSSPLASQLASEHKRREKLSERKLPKPDETRYMTVSNQKGGVGKTTTTVNIAAALGLAGLNVLVIDIDPQGNASTALGIEHHADVDSIYDVLINDLPLADVVAICPDIDRLTVAPATIHLAGAEIELVSLVAREQRLRRALEKYAVYRDENGLERLDYVFIDCPPSLGLLTVNAFVAAREVLIPIQCEYYALEGLSQLLKNIEMIQKHLNSDLTVSTILLTMYDGRTNLAAQVASEVREHFPDQVLQALIPRSVRISEAPSYQQTVITYDSSSTGALSYLEAAAEIAERGVR from the coding sequence TTGAAGCGTAGCATCAACAAGATTCCACCGTTTGCAGCGCTTTTTGCTAGTTTCGGTTCATCAAACACCCAAGAACAACCAGAAGAGATTGTTTCTGCCGAAATTGAGGTTGTTTCACGTGAAACAATCTTCACCGCTGCGTCAATCCTTGACGAGACTGAAGCGGTAGAGCTTACGGATTCCGAGGGAGACGAACCAGTGGTGGCGAAAGAACCTGCGACAGTAAATAATGTTTTCGATACCACCGATGACAGTTCCCCGCTGGCCAGCCAGCTGGCCAGCGAGCACAAGCGCCGCGAAAAGCTGAGCGAACGAAAGCTGCCCAAGCCAGACGAAACGCGCTACATGACTGTCAGCAATCAGAAGGGTGGGGTCGGCAAGACCACCACCACTGTTAATATTGCGGCCGCTCTAGGCCTCGCTGGTTTGAATGTCCTAGTCATTGATATTGACCCCCAGGGTAATGCTTCTACCGCTCTGGGCATCGAGCATCATGCAGATGTAGACAGCATCTATGACGTGCTTATCAATGATCTGCCATTGGCCGATGTTGTGGCCATTTGTCCCGACATCGATAGACTCACTGTCGCGCCAGCGACGATCCATTTGGCTGGTGCAGAAATTGAACTTGTCTCGCTGGTCGCACGCGAACAGCGGTTACGTCGTGCATTGGAGAAGTACGCGGTCTACCGGGACGAAAATGGACTGGAGCGTCTGGACTATGTGTTCATCGACTGCCCTCCGAGCCTCGGACTCTTGACGGTCAATGCGTTTGTTGCCGCCCGTGAAGTGCTCATCCCTATTCAGTGTGAGTACTACGCGCTGGAAGGACTCAGTCAGCTGCTCAAGAACATTGAGATGATTCAGAAGCACCTCAACTCGGACCTTACGGTCTCCACGATCCTCCTGACCATGTATGACGGTCGAACGAACTTGGCCGCTCAGGTTGCGAGTGAAGTTCGAGAGCATTTCCCCGATCAGGTGCTTCAGGCTTTGATTCCCCGTAGTGTTCGTATCTCGGAGGCGCCTAGTTATCAGCAGACGGTCATAACCTATGACTCAAGCTCCACGGGAGCTCTTTCGTATTTGGAAGCTGCGGCCGAAATTGCAGAACGCGGAGTCCGCTAA
- the rsmG gene encoding 16S rRNA (guanine(527)-N(7))-methyltransferase RsmG produces MSNEVELTPEEAQAARTVFGDRLELAERYVQHLATSGMERGLLGPREVPRLWSRHVLNCAVVANLIDQGAHVADVGSGAGLPGLTLALARADLELTLIEPLERRCIWLHEVVEDLGLENVTIMRGRAEQVIDHVNADFATARAVSALTNLAGLTIPLLHGKGTVLAIKGRSAAEEVEKASKMIRRLGGKKTEVVTVGEELLAEPTTVVRINVG; encoded by the coding sequence ATGAGCAACGAAGTAGAACTTACGCCCGAAGAGGCCCAAGCTGCCCGGACAGTGTTCGGCGACCGCCTGGAGCTTGCTGAGCGTTATGTTCAGCATCTGGCGACCTCAGGTATGGAACGCGGGTTGTTAGGCCCGCGTGAAGTCCCACGGTTATGGTCGCGGCACGTCTTAAATTGTGCGGTTGTTGCGAACCTGATCGATCAGGGTGCACACGTGGCTGACGTTGGCAGCGGTGCGGGGCTTCCAGGGCTGACTCTGGCGCTTGCACGGGCCGATCTGGAGCTCACCCTGATCGAGCCTCTAGAACGTCGCTGCATTTGGTTGCACGAGGTTGTGGAAGATCTTGGACTAGAGAACGTTACGATCATGCGCGGCCGCGCTGAGCAGGTTATAGACCACGTGAATGCCGACTTCGCGACGGCACGAGCAGTATCCGCGCTGACCAATTTGGCCGGCCTAACGATTCCTTTGCTTCATGGAAAGGGAACCGTTCTGGCCATTAAGGGCCGTTCAGCTGCCGAAGAAGTAGAAAAGGCGAGCAAGATGATTCGCCGCCTTGGTGGAAAAAAGACAGAGGTTGTCACAGTCGGCGAAGAGCTGCTGGCAGAGCCCACGACAGTGGTGCGGATCAACGTAGGCTAG
- a CDS encoding R3H domain-containing nucleic acid-binding protein translates to MSDVEQSEAVETPTAVEEDVLDHAKIIEEEGDIAADYLEELLDIADLDGDIDIEVRGGRTYISIVGEPADEKSLGRLIGSKGEVLDSLQELTRLAVLTATGNRSRLVLDITGYRQGRAGELKRLAEEAVARVQATGEVIALDPMSAYERKLVHDCIATLGLHSESEGEGPGRHIVVSRATS, encoded by the coding sequence ATGAGCGATGTTGAGCAAAGCGAAGCCGTCGAGACTCCCACTGCAGTAGAAGAGGATGTTCTTGACCACGCCAAGATCATTGAGGAAGAGGGCGACATCGCCGCTGACTACCTCGAAGAATTGCTCGATATTGCCGATCTTGACGGTGACATCGACATCGAAGTTCGTGGTGGACGAACCTATATTTCTATAGTCGGCGAGCCGGCAGATGAGAAGTCGTTGGGCCGCCTTATCGGCTCCAAGGGCGAGGTTCTGGACTCCCTTCAGGAACTTACTCGTTTGGCCGTGCTGACTGCTACCGGCAACCGTTCGCGCCTTGTTCTGGATATCACCGGATACCGCCAGGGTCGTGCTGGTGAACTCAAGCGCCTTGCCGAAGAAGCCGTCGCTAGGGTCCAAGCGACCGGCGAGGTCATTGCTCTTGATCCAATGAGCGCGTACGAGCGCAAGCTTGTCCACGATTGCATCGCGACGCTAGGCCTGCACAGCGAGTCCGAGGGCGAGGGCCCTGGCCGTCACATCGTCGTCTCTCGCGCAACCTCCTAA
- the yidC gene encoding membrane protein insertase YidC yields the protein MTNFFDLLLSPFRYVVSWILMAFHELFTRIGLDPNSGWTWALSIIFLVLLIRTALIPVFVKQIKAQRAMQALQPDLRKLQAKYKGKKDQLSQQAMIAEQRQLFKKHKTNPLSSCLPMLVQMPFFFALFTVLNNASKASANNDGVGALSADHIRSFDASSIFGARLSDTFLNTLNSGSPSAAVIIVAVVMILAMTASQFITQKQIMSKNMTKEALEGPFMQQQKIMLYILPLVFGIGGINFPIGVLIYWTATNLWTLGQQFYVIRNNPTPGSEAERELNVRRAAKGLPPFGQKKVDETAVEAVVEAPKTQRVQPQRKNRKKK from the coding sequence TTCGGTATGTAGTCTCGTGGATCCTCATGGCCTTCCATGAATTGTTCACCAGAATCGGACTTGATCCCAACTCGGGGTGGACTTGGGCGCTGTCCATCATCTTCCTGGTGCTTTTGATCCGTACGGCCCTGATTCCGGTTTTCGTCAAGCAGATCAAGGCCCAGCGCGCCATGCAGGCCCTGCAGCCGGATTTGCGTAAGCTTCAGGCCAAGTACAAGGGCAAGAAGGACCAGCTCTCGCAGCAGGCCATGATTGCAGAGCAACGACAGCTGTTCAAGAAGCACAAAACCAATCCCCTGTCGTCATGCCTGCCCATGCTCGTCCAGATGCCGTTCTTCTTCGCGTTGTTCACGGTTTTGAACAATGCATCAAAGGCCAGCGCTAACAATGACGGTGTTGGCGCACTTTCCGCCGATCACATCCGCAGCTTTGATGCTTCTTCAATCTTTGGCGCACGTCTTTCCGACACCTTCCTGAACACCCTGAACTCGGGATCCCCTAGTGCAGCGGTGATCATCGTCGCTGTCGTGATGATCCTTGCGATGACCGCTTCGCAGTTCATCACCCAGAAGCAGATCATGTCCAAGAACATGACGAAGGAGGCCCTTGAAGGCCCCTTCATGCAGCAACAGAAGATCATGCTTTACATCCTTCCGTTGGTCTTCGGCATTGGCGGAATCAACTTCCCCATCGGTGTGCTGATCTACTGGACAGCCACCAACCTTTGGACGTTGGGACAGCAGTTCTACGTTATTCGCAACAACCCGACACCGGGTTCGGAAGCGGAACGAGAGCTCAACGTGCGACGCGCGGCTAAGGGCCTTCCCCCGTTTGGTCAGAAGAAGGTTGATGAGACCGCAGTTGAAGCTGTGGTTGAGGCGCCTAAAACGCAGCGAGTCCAGCCCCAGCGCAAAAACAGGAAGAAGAAGTAG